A window of Poecilia reticulata strain Guanapo linkage group LG7, Guppy_female_1.0+MT, whole genome shotgun sequence genomic DNA:
gctaaaagaaaaaggctTCAAAACTAATATTTCCCTCCCCATCAACCAACGGCATGTCCTTCAGTTTGGTAAAAAGCAAATATAGCTTATGGACGTGGAGATGATCTTAcaattctttcattttctgcatttatttcccTTTTGTCTCTCTTAAACCTTAGAAAAATACATTGGATTGTGTCAAAATTGGAATCTGCATTTCAGACCCGAAAGAAAACCAGATCTCAGCATCGTCCAGGAAGACCTTGATCGCTTTAGTTGACATGAGCCGGTTATAAAGGAGAGATTGTGTAACATTCTTATTGGGTTTGTGGGTTGCAGCCTTAAAGCAGTAAGCTTAGCACCTTTGCCATAGCCAGTGCACTTCTTGTGTGTGTGCTCGTTGCTTGCTTTGAGAACGGATGCTGCAAAACCACGAGCTCTATCCACTTAAATGAAAGCATCGTGATTTTACACATTATGTATCTGGatgaatgtaaaacaaaataaaaactaaaatagtgGTAGATCAGATTAAAAACTCTGCTTCAGCTTTCACTCCCTAGAACAAAAAATCCATATCAAAACGGCCATTTGTGTATATCAATATTCTGCACATAACAGGGACTACAAGATGGCAGTGAAACGCAGCTACAGCAAagccaaacagaaaaactgacagATGTTTCTTCTCTTGAGCCAATAGAGAGACGAGACGATGACTGAAACCAAAACAGCCAGGCTACAGAAAACATACAGACgacatttacagaataaagacAATAGAGAGGGAGTTAATTAGGAACTTCTTAATTATCTAAAATTTCAGGGACCTCAGTAATACCCAATTATTAGGCAGGAATTAAGTATTTcgctaaagaaaaagaaagaagtggggattttttgttgttgttgttgttgttgttgttgttgttgttgtctggTGACCATCATCAGACAATTTTATGGCTGACTGACTCTGGTCAGTGATCACCTGCTCAAAAGCCACAAATCTGATCACTCCGTGCTCAACGTGTCACATTGACGATCACTCAAACTCATCGGTGCGGAAGCTGTTATTGTGAGAAGACGACCGTTATCCATTTTCAGAATCAGCGTGTAAAAGTGAAGccagagaaatgaaaaatgcttaTGCAGTGCAGCAACGTTAACCAAGCTAATGGCACTAATTGCCCTAAATACTAATATAGGAGGCTAAACACATCTTAAATTACCAAATCTGGCatattgattttattaactaacaaataaaacataatcacCAGTGAGTTCTACACCGACtactttttgaaattaaaagaataaattgttGGACATTGTTACTTGTTTACTGCTaaataatatcaaaaataaaatcatcttttctgttgtattttgtttACCGATATCTCTGTTACCACAGCGTGAGGAATTTTACTCTATTTGTAGATCCTCAGAAAACTTAAGACAAAAAGATCTGCTCATTTTGGCCAGTTTTTAAGACGGTTTGATTTTCAATTTACGCAGTCAGTAGAAACTACTTAATGTCAATGTcagtaaataaaagtttatcgTCTGATCAGAGATGTTCAAAGTCAGTGGCCAGACGTCGGTCAGAAAGTCTCTGACTGGTGCATCTGCAGTTGTACGATCTCTAAAATTTGAATAGGATTTCAGACGGTTATGAAGCATTAGACAccaagcagaaagaaaaagttaaaaaatttcAGAATCAGTAGCtcaaagatgtaaaacaatctaaatttctttctttttttatttttaagagtcATTATCTTTTACACAAGCACCAGCGCCCTTTGTAAGCTGTTAATTATACGGATTACTGAAAAGGAGCTTTGGATCGTATATTAGAAAACTGAGAGTCCTTATGGAATAtccaaaatgctaataattaAGAACCAAACACTTGCAGTACAACCTTGAGTAAGAATATCAGTTTTGCAGTAACACTACAAAATATTCATTACACGAtctatttgcttttatttaaaataaaaagcaactaTAATTTCTACaaagataaaaaccaaaacattgaTTTCTACAGTAATAACAATGTTATCTGTGCTAtgtgtgtattatttttgatatattctcacaaaaaaattgaaaacattaaataataaacttaaAGGTAGTGTTCAACTGTAGTTTTAGAACAGCCTTAATAAGACAATGGCTGACACTACACCATAACTGTAAGGCAGTtttaggaaaaatatatttccaaatggccaaatttctcaatttctttcaaataaataaaatacaaaaacacagctttccttttcagccagctgaccagcagtttGTAGCAACACAGCGGGGAGGGGCAGCAAATGGTTTGTTCTCAACCCATTTAGTTCAGAACTTTTATTACACAGATTTTATCCGTAATAACGGTATTACAGAACATGTTAGAGGTTTTGAAAGTATGCCCTGATACTGTCAACAAGAACATACCCTATTACTAACGATATAATTATCACACAATATAGAATCATGATTATGAAGGATTTACACGACCGCTGCACAGAAGGACTGGACTTATTTGGATGCGTGTAGTCTCGGTTACAAGAAGCAGGGCAAAGGGGATTCTGTCAGGGATGTGTGACAGTGTGTCATTGGTTCTGTAGGGAAGCTGCACAGCTGCTCTGGGGGAAGGGCTCCCTTCAACCATGTACCGGAAGGATAAATAAATAGATCATATCCAGCCAtatcaaaataaacagataaatcaGCCACTCACTTCCACTAGAGTACAAATTACAAAATGCCCGTACAGTCATTTGACCACAAGATTGAGAAAAGATGAGCAGCACAGGAGGATAAGCCTGTAATTCTGTTAATGGCAGGTTTACAGAGATGTATTAGGTCCTGCACACGCCAATATAGCTACATACGTGTTACAGCACTCCGAACAGTCTCTTTGTTCCTGTGACACCACAGCAGATGATGACTGTAGGCCTGTAGTCAGTACATGTCAACAGTAATCAGTGTGAGTCACAGTTACACAGCAATAAAACTTGTCTGAAGCGGAAACCTGTGCAGGAACACACCCTGTCAGGGGCTTGTGTGACGTTCAACTGAACGAACATGTGGTCACAGGTGAAGAAGAAttagacaaaataaagacaaaaaaaaagaaaaacatgaggaGCCAAGGTGACAAGAGAGTCCAGCTCTGGTAGTCAGACCTTCCCAGTAGCTATCCCAGTAGGTCAGACAGCCACACGCAATGAGCTGTGGCCTTGACATTTATACACAAAGGAAGAGAATTGCTTTTGACAAACATGTCTGAAGTCATGTTTGGGTTCACGACATTAAGGAAGAAAGGGGgtaaaaaatggaagaaagtcTGTCTTCTCCGACACAATGCAGCTTGTCATGCTCTGCTAGCTCGTAGTCCCTACATCCTGTATTAGCTCTAAACCAGCTAAGCCTGAACGCCTCCCCGTGTGTTCCCATTCAATTTACCATAGAGAAAAGTAGAGCAGGTGAAGAAGAAGTGGTGTTGTAATTAAAGCCGGCAGACACAGAGAGGTAGGAGACACACGATGCTATCCGGAAAATTACTTAAAGCATCCTCCATCTGCCTCCAACCCTCCGTTCCTTTACCTTCAGACAGCTCCAGGTCCAACTCCGCCAACTGGTCTCGAACCTCCTTCGGCAGGGCGGACAGATCCATGCCGCGGTCCGCCATGACTTCGCCGAAAACCACGAGAACAGTCTATGTGTGAAGAAATCTGGCCGTCGtgaagagattttgaaaaacaaaaataaaacccctcCCTCAAGATACAAAACAAGCATTGGAGAGGGAGAGACGGCCCATCCGCACGGCTTGCCCTTCCGCCATAATGGGGGGGACTCACCAACGGCAACGTGTAGTCACGTTACCTCCGCCTGCCTCTGTTGTTGCTTCACCGCATCCGAGGCGACAGGGCACGCTGTTAGAGCTGCTCCCCCTAGTGGCGAACTGACACAAGCACACGCACGCCTCTCACTAGAACTGCATGACACCAGAACGAGGGTACATTTTTCCAGTAGAAGTTCAGCACATAAACTTTTCACAAAGGAAATGATACTCcaattaatattaaattaattggAGTATAGTTGTCATGTTTAATagtggttaaaaaaagacacatttttcctTCAACATAAATTCAGATACACCATTACTTTTCTCCACATTAACAGCAGCGTCTTCATTCTGCTAATCACAGTAGTTCATCAAAATGATGGAACTGTCATTTTGTGTGcactgatttattaaaataacgATTTCCTTTCTCAGTTATATTCTAAATGTATTCAGATGAACATGTTTGGGGTTGGAGGGACAGATTACCGGTACACAAAGCTGGTAACTTTGTGAGAGAATCCATCCAAGACAACACAATTAAACACAGAAGCATCTGGTGTACCTTCACAGGTAGAGATGCAGAAAGATAACTCAAAAGCAGAAGCAGTATTTTGGAGAAATTACAACGGAGGAACgaggaaaatgtgaaagaaaaaaagccccaCAAATTTCCTTATGATGTAgtttctttaattaaaactgcagcactTTAAAGTGTTCATGGTATTCCACTTGGACATGCATggaaaagtatatatatttatatagtacAGATATGtacaataaacatttctgaaatcaTCCATCTGACAATGGgagtgtgaaaaataaacagaaatatatgaTGTGAAACTGTTACCatagttgcattttcttttccatttacctgtcattttcataacaattcaaatattaaaaaggcCAAAGagtgaaaaagcaaaatgtaaattgaccaatttttaaaaacaaaaaaataagttagaCAAAGACAGCCAAGCGTggtgacttttctttttgaaaaaggttttaagtTTCTTCTATAGAGAATAAAAACCGATAAAAACAAGCTCTTAAATGAAATTAGTCTATATTCATCAGTACAATCAAAAGCAGTATGAGAAATGGTTGCGCAGTGTTTACAACAccacacaacaacaaaagaacagtaaatgacagaaaaggtGCCCATcacacaaatgaaacaaaaatatgagcGCTATATTAgtttaaattttcatttcataTAAACAATCTATATGGGACTGCTGGCTAAATATAGCGCCaacaggtaaaacaaaaacaaaaaaaaatgccaggGTCGCCATTGGGACTGTAGGATGAGAGGTTCAGTCTGAGCATAAAGTTTTGAAGTTGGTGAGAAAATTCCCCATTCACATCTACAGTACGACTTTTACAAAATTGTCATGAACAAACTTCtgttctgaaaaacaaaagagctgCACAAACGTGACCCGATGAAGAGAAATACTAAGCCACAatatacttttactttagtgCATATTAAAGTATCATAATGATAGAGAGATATCTTGCTTTTCAAATATAATATCTTGCAAATATATGGCCATAGTAGGCAAAAAGGAGAACAGAAGTGCACAAGGACAACAGGAAAGGCgtgttatttctgtgtttttgggggaaaaaatgtattgataattAGTTGAGTATCTTGGATAGATTCTTAATTAAATCTTTTAGACGTTTCTGTTCTTAAAGCTTTTactagaaaacatgttttcccaGTTTCTCCACCAGATGACAGACAAGTACAAGAAAAGTATTTTCCACAAttcttcattttcaaaacagtaAGTTGCTGAAACAGTATAAGAAAACTGTTGAGTATAGTTTTAGGAAGTTATTTGCAGATTTGCAGGTGATGTGAAATAATTTCTCCAAGTAAAAATTGTTTAGTaataccagttttttttttttttttagacatttaagaAGAAATATTAGAGGCACTAATGTGATCctaaggcaaaataaaaataaaaatcttcgggggtgtgtgtgactgtgtcaAAGTGCAAGAAACAAGTAGTGATAGACTAGATTCTGTCACTGTGACACAAAATAACAGTCAGActactttctgtctcagaacaAGTACCAGGTGGTCTTTGGAGACTCAGATTATGGCTTAGTTTAGGTTTGGTAAAGAGCACAGCGACTTTAAAAAGGGTTCATCACACTTCCATCGAGCAGCAAGGATGATCCGCCATcctgaaaagtctgaaaataacAGTTACACAAAGTCCTGGACCCACACAGAAAGGCGATCAGagtaattttatataaaatgaaaaagaaaaagaaaaaaaaaggtacaactTCCAACCTAGCTGAACGGTCGGCCTGATTTTTAAGGAAACATGGCGGACAGCAGAAGATAAATTCCCTTCAGGTTAAATTGAAAATTTTAGGGGGGGGGGAACTTGTTTGAAGCTAAAATCTAATCCTTTTTGGTTGTAGAGACTGATATTGGATGATATGCCAAATCAGATAGCTGCACATACTTTACACCCACTCGGGAAAAGTCACATGCAAACAACACAGCTAACAATGTGTCAAATCTGAAGCAACTACTCATGTTCTGCTGTACATAAGTATACAATCACACACAGTTAAAATATGTCTTAAACATAAAGAGGGGGTAAATGAGGAAATGTGTTTGGGTCCGTGATCAGATCACATTGATGCGGAACCGTTAGCAGGAAGATGACCGTCAGAAGTGGGGAAAGTTGTTGCGTCTTTTGAGCTGAAGATGAATGCGATATGCAGCGACGGGTATGTGGGTTGCGAGCATGGTGATTAATGTCCAGGGGCACGAGGCACTATTCCCAGCTGAAAACAGCATAAAGTCCTGTGTGCTGGATCTGATTTGATCAACAACGTTTATGCAACTCCTGTGAGTTTGAAACTGTGCACATATAGGAAGTTCATAATCACGGCAGATTACTCCACGCACTTTCTCGCAGCCTGGTGAGAGGGTCGTCTTATTCACCGAGGGTGAGGGGAGATGAGCAGGCGGGCAAAGAGGAAGGGATATCGGAGTCCAGCCCCTGTAGTTTATGGCAAAGTTAACAGGAAGCTCTCCCAAAAGTCTCAGTCCATTCCCAGAaggctgcggctgctgctgctgctgagctccAGGCCACAGCTTGATGGCTCCACAGGAGGATCAAAAGAGGAGACGTGGAAAGAGGGTAGCGTGAGATGTGAAATTTGGACCTAAAGGCTGTGGATGGTGGGAGTCTTTTCTATCCCTGGGTGGCGAGCCAAGCCTGGGCCAGTGGTGGCGCTGCTCATCATCTGGCAGCAGACTGAGACTGTGCAGCCATGATAATGTGCGAAGGTCCACCCTCGACCCTCTGGTGCTGCTGACCCATTCCTGCTAGCACCGACATGGCCATGGCCTCGGCCGCGGCTCTCGTGCTCAGGCCGTTCTGAATCGCAGAGGGGCTGGGAGCCAAAGAGCTGTGCTGAATCACTGGAGCCGGGGACCCTGTAGGCTCAGAGGTTTCCTTTAGGCTctcttctgcagctgcaggggGGTGAAAAAAGCAACACAGGACAAACGAAGCTTGAAAACTGCAAGCACCAATTTATGACAAAATGCTAGATATGTTATTTGCAACAAAGCAAATATATGTCTGAGATTCTGTCAGAAATTCACCAGAAGTTGTGCGCACATTGAGGTTTTCCCTTtgagttattaaaaatgtttcatatttaattatttgatatttttcactttgttattaacaaaattgtgggaaaaaattaaacatcgtcttttgtgtcttttgctATGCAGATCTGTGTGGGTGGGACATGTCCATGCTAAACAAAGATTTCATTGgttttcttacttttgtttatttggtggCTGCTGCTTTTTCCATAAGCTAAATGTGACTGTGCAGTGACGATAACTAAAAACGAGTAAACAAGTCTTTTAAACAGCTAAGTCAGGTCGAAACGTTTgctaaaaagagtaaaaatgaaccaaacGCCACTTCAGCTTCTCATCTGGATGTCACAGACGCAGAGCCTGAATCTGGAAAGCGAAATTGggtaggttttgtttttccttcccttttaaTTAAGTAACTAGAAAATATAGATGTACATGTGTGCACCTGTGTCGAGTCGTGTGCGTGGGGTTTGTCAGGGgcattgtttttgtgtgaatcGCCTTCGCGTGTCATATTTGTGTGGGTCAGAAACTGACCGCCAGGTGCGTGTTGAGGAGCAGCTGTTTATGTGCGGCAAGTCCTTTGTGCACATGCGGCTTGTATTTGTGTTATTGCGCATTGGGGATGAGGCTGTGTGGGTCAGGTGCAGTGATGCTCTCTGATAATATTCTGCAAACATTCAAGGCCTCAAACACACGCGtcctctgtttctcttttgttgttgctctCAATAACACTTTAGTCTCGCTCTTCAGTCTGTGCTGTCCTCTTCGTATCACAGCACTCCAGCCTTTCGAAATCCATGGGTGAAAAGTCAAATATTGGCCGCGTCAGTTTTTAACGCGTGTGAATAAAGTATCAGTTTATAGACTGCTtagtatttaaatttaataatgcCACACATCTTCTGAGCTGTACCTAAGTaagcagttttcttttgtaGGGTGGTGACAGGGCAGTCCTTGTGGgcgagcagcagctgcttcaaaTGTGCCACCTCGTTTCGCAGCAGAGAAACCTCGTTCTGAAatgaaatggaacaaaaaacatcaaagatgaTTCATGCTTCAATTATtgtataagaaaaaataaataaataaatgaatgaataaataaataaataaaatagcatcaCTGGAATCCATCATTTGAAACAGCTGAGCATTCATGtatgtattttctgtttaaagggGTTTTAAACAGATGTACCTGCTCCAAGATTTAAGTCTTGCAGCACTTAAACTTCTGTAAAAGTACAAGCTTTCATTCCTCTTCCACCCACTCCGAGCCCACTCACCGACAGCGAGACGTTGAGAGAGCTGAGCTCCTCGGCCTTCTTCTCCAGAGAACTGACCCACAGTTTGCGCTTCTGTCTGCAGCGCGATGCCGCCGCCCTATTCCTCTCCAGGAAGCGTTGCCGTCGCTCATCTGGGTCATCATCTGCCGTCCGCCGTCGACGCCCACCTGTAGGCTGTGCTGGAGATACCTGAGGGAGAAAGATGGCAAGAGGTCAAAAggaaacagacagacaggcgAGGGGAACGGAAGAAAGACGAGAAAGAAAAGGGAAGTTTGACTCACAGTTTCAGTATTAAAAACTAACACACATTCCAGTCATCTCAGTGCTCGGTTGCAAGTTTTGATGACTTCAAAAGATTACTCAGCCTTCATAATCGATCAAGATTAATTTTTATCTcggttttctttcactttcaagTCTAaggagaacagcagcaggagcCGACATAAACACCTGAGGTTGTGCAGGCGAAGGCGCGTCCGGATGCTGGACAAGAAGTTGGCTCTGCTCTGCCTTCTGAGGAACCATGGGGCTGCTGCCCATCACCATGGATCCCAAGTTCTGACCCGACGGGCTCTGCTGCGACAGTGCTGCTTTCAAGCGCTACAGGGGAAAAACAGTTAAAAGAGAGATATCACTGGCAAACACAGGAAGTTGCACTCGCATACCAAGCTGACACTATGAGCAAAGTGGCACTACTGTTGTGAAAATGATCAGAACACAGAGGGTATAAAAATGCATGCTTTGAGGCAATAAAATTACTGCAGCAAGTCAATGTCAACTCCAAAACTTCCAGCCAcaccaatttattttaaatggcatTCACCTAcaagataaaatatttacatacaatcAAGTTGAAATCTACCCTAAATCTACCCTAAACTTTAGGCTATGTCTGTTGCCCTAAAGCAACAGACATACCCTATGTCTGCCCCTGATCAGACTTCTCTGAGCACACCATCGACTTTCTGAGCTGAAAATTATAAGGCATAGCAGAACATgggatgtatttattttattacagccGAACATCAATGGAAAcaaatcaaatggaaaaaaaatctaagcagAAATATACCATTGTGTTACCATTTAATTCTGTGTTGCCATTTATCGTAGTTTGAGTGACACTAGAGTCAAACTTCAGCTCAGACTTGTGAGGTTGAACCTCTGTTCAACCTCACTCTAATGAAACTTGAATCATTCAGAGCTTAAgttaaaatctgtcaaaagtCACTTGTTTGCAAAAAGGTTCACTAATTAGCCTGATACTCGTGTGTCCTGTGATGTCATTTACCGACAACCACACAAAGCAGAAGTAAGACCAAAAggtttgtggggttttttcagtgaactttttaaaaaaaaaatattttgtgagaTCCTGCAGTGGATACACCACTATTCAGCTAGCTTTCTATCatcagcaaagaaaaaacaaaggatCCCTGGACAggatttttccaaaaaataactCTACATAATAACTCACATGCAGCTTCTGTTTTAGACAGTTTGAAGCAAGTTGTTGTTCCCACTGATGTAAAAGGTGAGCTGTGTGATGCAAGTTTATTTATAGGGGGAATAGCATCAATTCTCTGAGGAGTAGATATAAAAAGGTTTGTTCTCTGCAGCACACTCATGTGACATGGTGATCTATCTAATCGGGGCTTGGCTCTTGAGGCATTGCATGTCCCTGGGAAAAGTTTCAGATGATGATACTCGATTATTATGATGTTGCACTGTGATCCCCTATTGTCCTGTTGGCAAAGAAGCCTGTCCAATAAGGTACAAAACCTATTAGTCACAACATATACATTAATCCTACAACAATAACTTTCTGGGTACGAATAAAACAGGCAAAGCTTTTATGGAAACTATTGCTCTTCAAATTAGTTAAAATGCCAAAAGAAAGCAGCAGCCTTCACTTTTTCAGCACCTACTGTGGCGATGCATGTAAGGGTTAAATAACAAGTTACTGCAGTAAAAAGTCATATGATGTACAAAGTAAGGCAAAGCAGACCAAGTCTGGAGGGTAAGGATGCAGACAAGAAGAAGAGATAAAGAGATAGAAATAGAGAGCTAATTTAGTGCTGACCATCTTGGCCTCTGAGTGGATGCTGCTGTAGCCAGAGGGGGAGTTggagccgctgctgctgcctcccAGAGGAGGACCAGGGATTCCAGGAATGTTGGGTACCATACACATGGGTCGAGCCAGCTGGAGTCAGACATGATGCATAAATGCACATAAATTAAGACATAACAGACTTATTCCCTCCAATAATGACATTGTAGATACTGCTGGTCTGTCTTACATTAATGACAGAAGGTATCTGGACAGGACCGGGGAGCACAGGCACAGCCTGACCAGTGGGAAGCATCATCATTGGGTAATGGCTAGTTGGTGAACTATTAAGagacaagagaaaaaaaggaggcGTATGCATAAATTGCTTTTATTGTGCAGTCATCCATTTAAGCAGAGGTATTAACCCTTGTATCATATGGAGGGAGCTCTTAAAGGTCAAACATGACtagacaaaacataaaagacaaaaaaaactgtcattcCTTAAACAAGCTGGCAAGCTGGgtttttcagtacatttttgaagtactttgaaaacaacacacacacgaGCAAATTGCAACAGACTTACAGTAAGTACCAATGGACAATTCAGAAGTGGTACTCTAAAATGTTCCCTGTCATCTGTGTTCAACACAGTTTATCTGTTAAATTAGACCCATTTAAAATCACAACTAACCAGAGGttgaaaataattaacaaaaacagtCAGATATGCAGATTAGActgaaagtgaaattaaaaacagtagATAACgtttagaaaaaataactttaaaaaagctctttttaaataattttataaacttCACTAAACATAGCAAAACTGACCAACTCCCTATGGTTATTGCTGGGGGTAGTCTAGATCAAGGCCGATCCAGACTACTTTCTTGATTAGTAAAATATTACATCTTTAGTTCATTAAGCAAGTAGAAACATTTTCTAcgatatatttttgttatttatttattttttttaattatatgttTGTTTATCTGGGTACATGCTTCATTAGGAAACACTAagtcttttcaatattttgtggttAAGGTAGGGATTTACATTTTCTAGGGAATACACAGAGATACTGCAGCTTTAGTAGTAATAAGAAGCTAAAAACAACTCTTTAACTCAGggattcaacacattttataatgtaaaacTCCCAGACTTTTCCACATTAAGTGTCCCAAAGTTCTCAGTTCCTATGCAGTATTTTATAGAACATAAAATActacataattttaaaaaaactaactaatAACAACTAACAGAGGAGGGCACAAGGCACaaagaaataatacaagaaaagaAGGGAGGCTGGACACAATAAAAGGAAGGATAGGAAGCAGGTTGGAAGGAAGGCAACAACATTTAGACAAAGGAGggaataaagtctggaaatataaatgcatttccagacttttttttccatgcttATCAGAATAAATGCATACCAAAAATACCTAAATTTATTTCCAGACTTATCTAGAGTATGCAGGAACCCTGTtaataattttgtctttattttaaaatcgtGAAACCCTGATATGACTGACTCTGGCTCAGTCAGT
This region includes:
- the atf7a gene encoding cyclic AMP-dependent transcription factor ATF-7a isoform X3, encoding MFSSSPLSQFHCKLFAKMGDDRPFVCNALGCGQRFTNEDHLAVHKHKHEMTLKFGPARTDSVIIADQTPTPTRFLKNCEEVGLFNELANSFEQDDEEKKAKNSLPAANSVALDMSLQTSSDVKVKRESPVEVDSSPPSSPESISGKSDSNQEPVVRGKDTPPRSSAPTPTIVRPGSLPLHLGFDALHPTMPSPTSVITQAPPSNRTLGSPTSHYPMMMLPTGQAVPVLPGPVQIPSVINLARPMCMVPNIPGIPGPPLGGSSSGSNSPSGYSSIHSEAKMRLKAALSQQSPSGQNLGSMVMGSSPMVPQKAEQSQLLVQHPDAPSPAQPQVSPAQPTGGRRRRTADDDPDERRQRFLERNRAAASRCRQKRKLWVSSLEKKAEELSSLNVSLSNEVSLLRNEVAHLKQLLLAHKDCPVTTLQKKTAYLGWRIILAARWKCDEPFLKSLCSLPNLN
- the atf7a gene encoding cyclic AMP-dependent transcription factor ATF-7a isoform X2; the encoded protein is MGDDRPFVCNALGCGQRFTNEDHLAVHKHKHEMTLKFGPARTDSVIIADQTPTPTRFLKNCEEVGLFNELANSFEQDDEEKKAKNSLPAANSVALDMSLQTSSDVKVKRESPVEVDSSPPSSPESISGKSDSNQEPVVRGKDTPPRSSAPTPTIVRPGSLPLHLGFDALHPTMPSPTSVITQAPPSNRTLGSPTSHYPMMMLPTGQAVPVLPGPVQIPSVINLARPMCMVPNIPGIPGPPLGGSSSGSNSPSGYSSIHSEAKMRLKAALSQQSPSGQNLGSMVMGSSPMVPQKAEQSQLLVQHPDAPSPAQPQVSPAQPTGGRRRRTADDDPDERRQRFLERNRAAASRCRQKRKLWVSSLEKKAEELSSLNVSLSNEVSLLRNEVAHLKQLLLAHKDCPVTTLQKKTAYLAAEESLKETSEPTGSPAPVIQHSSLAPSPSAIQNGLSTRAAAEAMAMSVLAGMGQQHQRVEGGPSHIIMAAQSQSAAR
- the atf7a gene encoding cyclic AMP-dependent transcription factor ATF-7a isoform X1; protein product: MFSSSPLSQFHCKLFAKMGDDRPFVCNALGCGQRFTNEDHLAVHKHKHEMTLKFGPARTDSVIIADQTPTPTRFLKNCEEVGLFNELANSFEQDDEEKKAKNSLPAANSVALDMSLQTSSDVKVKRESPVEVDSSPPSSPESISGKSDSNQEPVVRGKDTPPRSSAPTPTIVRPGSLPLHLGFDALHPTMPSPTSVITQAPPSNRTLGSPTSHYPMMMLPTGQAVPVLPGPVQIPSVINLARPMCMVPNIPGIPGPPLGGSSSGSNSPSGYSSIHSEAKMRLKAALSQQSPSGQNLGSMVMGSSPMVPQKAEQSQLLVQHPDAPSPAQPQVSPAQPTGGRRRRTADDDPDERRQRFLERNRAAASRCRQKRKLWVSSLEKKAEELSSLNVSLSNEVSLLRNEVAHLKQLLLAHKDCPVTTLQKKTAYLAAEESLKETSEPTGSPAPVIQHSSLAPSPSAIQNGLSTRAAAEAMAMSVLAGMGQQHQRVEGGPSHIIMAAQSQSAAR